The nucleotide window CAACTACTATAGTGAATTGTCAGAGGGAATAGAGGTGTGTGACTGGTGTCAAAGTGAAGAAAGAAACAGCAGTTCAAGGCGTGGAAGTTCTTCTAGGAAATCATCAGCTGAAGGCATCATGATGAGTAGCAGCAGATCAGAATATCCAGGTGGCGACAAAATCAAACAGCAAAACCATGATCACAGAGAAGAATCAACGGCTCATGATCAAAAACCAAA belongs to Solanum stenotomum isolate F172 chromosome 1, ASM1918654v1, whole genome shotgun sequence and includes:
- the LOC125845531 gene encoding uncharacterized protein LOC125845531 encodes the protein MVDLQKVCSMCGDVGFPEKLFRCSKCYHRYQHSYCSNYYSELSEGIEVCDWCQSEERNSSSRRGSSSRKSSAEGIMMSSSRSEYPGGDKIKQQNHDHREESTAHDQKPKNNHGGAPSPRTSTRRYKLLKDVMC